A genomic segment from Candidatus Methylomirabilota bacterium encodes:
- a CDS encoding OsmC family protein, with translation MTTVPEGLDPQIQTREIVFDADVSMVTPFLKMATVSRGGTGHMTFACDEGPSLGGLGSAPTPLMYFSAALAFULMTQVSRYGHMLKVTVNGMRMRVTARYGVEGSVLNDTIQGRMLGAETTLEIDSPDPPAQVARVVRNAERGCFVMQALLQPVPITGRTLLNGAPLAG, from the coding sequence ATGACGACCGTGCCCGAAGGACTCGACCCCCAGATCCAGACGCGTGAGATCGTCTTCGATGCCGACGTCAGCATGGTGACGCCGTTTCTCAAGATGGCCACGGTGAGTCGTGGGGGCACCGGCCATATGACCTTCGCCTGCGACGAAGGGCCGAGCCTCGGGGGCCTCGGCTCGGCCCCCACGCCGCTCATGTACTTCAGCGCCGCCCTCGCCTTCTGACTCATGACCCAGGTGTCCCGGTACGGGCACATGCTCAAGGTCACGGTGAACGGGATGCGGATGCGCGTGACCGCGCGTTACGGGGTGGAGGGCTCCGTGCTCAACGACACGATCCAGGGCCGGATGCTGGGCGCCGAGACCACCCTGGAGATCGACTCCCCAGACCCGCCCGCGCAGGTGGCCCGAGTCGTTCGCAACGCGGAGCGCGGCTGCTTCGTCATGCAGGCGCTCTTGCAGCCGGTTCCCATCACCGGGCGCACCCTGCTGAACGGCGCTCCGCTGGCCGGGTAA
- a CDS encoding M20/M25/M40 family metallo-hydrolase: MIKDRLLDELKARQADLYALCSRLVQIPSENPPGDTTKLAAFIRDYLVSRGIEPEWHEPMAGRPNLVASLGSGGPRVVLAGHLDEFPAGQGWTRPPFSGAVEDGRIWGRGAGDMKAGLAVALTIASLLRGMDVPLRGTLTLAFASDEETGGVWGTQWLLANVPAVHGVACLIGESSGTWSAGIGEKGVLWLRLRASGISGHAAYRQGTSAIVSLRAALRALDRLHGRRGKPHASIAQVMSRQRQAAERRWGPGTGRLASRLAVSVGTLEGGGQVNLIPESAMAEVDLRVPPGLTTARVEKEARRLIRQAARGGVEVEVFHHCEPYVTPPDSRLVTLVRDNARQENGRQVLPVVRLGYTDGRFFRRAGIPTVVYGPAVHNMGGPDESIETAELLEVALVHAGAVLDMLVPGGRR, from the coding sequence ATGATCAAGGACCGGCTCCTCGACGAGCTCAAGGCGAGGCAGGCAGATCTCTACGCCCTCTGCTCACGGCTGGTCCAGATTCCCAGCGAAAATCCGCCCGGCGATACCACCAAGCTCGCGGCCTTCATCCGCGACTACCTCGTCTCGCGCGGCATCGAGCCCGAGTGGCACGAGCCCATGGCGGGCCGACCCAATCTGGTGGCCAGCCTGGGGAGCGGCGGCCCCCGCGTCGTCCTGGCCGGCCATCTCGACGAGTTCCCGGCGGGGCAAGGATGGACCCGCCCGCCCTTCTCGGGCGCCGTCGAAGACGGACGGATCTGGGGACGCGGCGCGGGGGACATGAAGGCCGGGCTGGCCGTGGCCCTCACCATTGCCTCGCTGCTTCGCGGGATGGATGTGCCGCTCCGGGGGACGCTGACCCTCGCCTTCGCCTCGGACGAGGAGACGGGCGGGGTGTGGGGGACGCAATGGCTGCTCGCCAATGTCCCGGCCGTCCATGGCGTCGCCTGCCTCATCGGCGAATCGTCGGGCACCTGGTCGGCGGGCATAGGCGAGAAGGGGGTGCTCTGGCTCCGCCTGCGCGCGTCAGGGATCTCGGGCCATGCCGCGTATCGCCAGGGCACGAGCGCCATCGTCAGTCTGCGCGCGGCCCTCCGCGCTCTCGATCGCCTTCACGGCCGGCGCGGAAAGCCTCATGCCTCGATCGCTCAGGTGATGAGCCGTCAACGGCAGGCGGCGGAGCGTCGATGGGGTCCGGGGACGGGACGTCTCGCGAGCCGGCTCGCCGTCAGCGTGGGGACCTTGGAGGGCGGCGGGCAGGTGAATCTGATTCCGGAGTCCGCCATGGCCGAAGTGGATCTTCGCGTGCCGCCGGGACTGACCACGGCTCGCGTGGAGAAGGAAGCCCGACGGCTGATCAGGCAGGCGGCCCGCGGCGGCGTGGAGGTCGAGGTGTTCCATCACTGCGAGCCGTACGTCACCCCGCCGGATTCGCGGCTCGTCACGCTCGTGCGGGACAATGCGCGGCAGGAGAATGGTCGCCAGGTCCTGCCCGTGGTGCGCCTGGGCTATACCGACGGCCGCTTCTTTCGACGCGCGGGGATCCCCACCGTGGTCTACGGCCCCGCCGTCCACAACATGGGCGGCCCCGACGAGTCCATCGAGACGGCGGAGCTGCTGGAAGTCGCCCTCGTCCACGCGGGCGCCGTCCTCGACATGCTGGTGCCCGGAGGTCGGCGATGA
- a CDS encoding peroxiredoxin-like family protein, with the protein MTRVAKVGQPAPDFTLPNAAGQEVSLKALPARGPVVLSFYRGRWUPYCNAELEALQQALPEITAAGATLVVISPQVARTPRETEEPKPFSFEMLRDFGNRVAEAYGLAFTLPDDLQAIYQKFGIDLPRGNGDGTWRLPIPARFVIDREGIIRAADADPDYTRRPEPSQTVEALKTLRA; encoded by the coding sequence ATGACTCGCGTGGCCAAGGTCGGCCAACCGGCCCCGGACTTCACCCTTCCCAACGCGGCCGGCCAGGAGGTGAGCCTGAAGGCGTTGCCGGCGCGAGGGCCGGTCGTCCTGTCGTTCTACCGTGGCCGCTGGTGACCATACTGCAACGCAGAGCTGGAGGCTCTGCAGCAGGCCCTGCCCGAGATCACGGCTGCTGGGGCTACCCTGGTGGTCATCTCGCCCCAGGTCGCGCGCACGCCGCGTGAGACCGAAGAGCCGAAGCCGTTCTCGTTCGAGATGCTCCGTGACTTCGGCAACCGGGTGGCGGAGGCGTACGGCCTCGCCTTCACGCTTCCCGACGATCTCCAGGCCATCTATCAGAAGTTCGGCATCGACTTGCCCCGGGGCAACGGGGATGGCACCTGGCGCCTGCCTATCCCGGCCCGCTTCGTGATCGACCGCGAGGGCATCATTCGCGCGGCGGACGCCGATCCCGACTACACGCGCCGGCCGGAGCCTTCGCAGACGGTGGAGGCGCTCAAGACACTGCGAGCCTGA
- a CDS encoding succinylglutamate desuccinylase/aspartoacylase family protein codes for MSAEWRVADISVPAGKMIRHGLELVELPDGTRVNLPLALLNGARPGRTFYVGAAIHGDEANGVAIVSRLLTLLDPAAVAGRLICVPVQNPLAFQVDHRVPVGLYLKTPLDQAPIDPWTTFPGDPAGNVTERLSHRLFSLIQGCDAAVDIHTPTRGGRYVPITILPHPSLPAYGQAEALGRAFGSGYIMAADQGMYVRDGILCVEATRAGVPCFTFEIGEGGRVEEEATETGLRCVLNVMRHLGMLPGALEPPPTSIRMRAFLGFRANRAGLLITDVKLGDRVKTGATLARIHSIYGDLLETITAPRAGIFVRSTTFSAVVSGERVATLGLE; via the coding sequence ATGAGCGCGGAGTGGCGCGTGGCCGACATCAGCGTTCCCGCGGGTAAGATGATCCGTCACGGCCTCGAGCTGGTCGAGCTGCCCGACGGCACCCGGGTCAATCTGCCCCTGGCCCTGCTCAATGGCGCCCGGCCGGGCCGCACGTTCTATGTCGGCGCGGCGATTCACGGCGACGAGGCCAATGGCGTGGCCATCGTCAGCCGGCTCTTGACCTTGCTCGATCCCGCCGCGGTGGCGGGCCGGCTCATCTGCGTCCCCGTCCAGAACCCGCTCGCCTTCCAGGTCGACCACCGCGTGCCCGTCGGGCTCTATCTCAAGACGCCGCTCGACCAGGCGCCTATCGACCCGTGGACCACCTTCCCGGGCGATCCCGCGGGCAACGTCACCGAGCGGCTCTCGCATCGCCTCTTCTCGCTTATCCAGGGATGCGACGCCGCGGTGGACATCCACACGCCCACCCGCGGCGGGCGCTATGTCCCCATCACCATCCTGCCGCATCCATCCCTGCCGGCCTATGGCCAGGCGGAGGCGCTCGGGCGCGCCTTCGGCTCGGGCTATATCATGGCGGCCGACCAGGGCATGTACGTGCGCGACGGCATCCTCTGCGTCGAGGCCACGCGGGCCGGCGTGCCGTGCTTCACCTTCGAGATCGGCGAGGGCGGCCGTGTCGAGGAGGAGGCGACGGAGACGGGCCTGCGCTGCGTGCTGAATGTCATGCGGCACCTCGGCATGCTGCCCGGCGCTCTCGAGCCGCCGCCGACCAGTATCCGGATGCGCGCCTTCCTGGGGTTCCGCGCCAACCGGGCCGGCCTGCTGATCACGGACGTGAAGCTGGGCGACAGGGTCAAAACCGGCGCAACTCTCGCGCGCATCCACAGCATCTACGGCGATCTGCTCGAGACGATCACGGCCCCCCGAGCCGGCATCTTCGTCCGCTCCACGACCTTCTCCGCCGTCGTGAGCGGCGAGCGCGTGGCCACTCTTGGGCTCGAGTAG